A genomic region of Cotesia glomerata isolate CgM1 linkage group LG9, MPM_Cglom_v2.3, whole genome shotgun sequence contains the following coding sequences:
- the LOC123271390 gene encoding uncharacterized protein LOC123271390, which produces MANFNSGNIPTEFPMTNIYHNVMVYFKKNESNECNDNELGTGTLYVTADMTVWVKKNGEGNGSPFYLNDINEESKKNDAIFAKRVLDKLDEEKKEREKQYDEIKNEFKRVEEKNAKLEREVEKFKAEIAVRSCGSSINRNELEKKVEEKDENMESVLNTLRKDIESIEDKMKKVFEITGEIAVVENRIDEIARWKEDTEKEEKKNNLIIFGWDSRGIVNKEQVSKFFMEELGTSVTPENIDEVKSIGRSESKMIWVKMKTLKNKKEIFENRWKLKGKKVFIENDRTKKEIEDQKELARRAYIARREGRKVRVGFQKMWIDDELWLWDGKEKLLRRTRKGGQ; this is translated from the exons ATGGCTAATTTTAATTCCGGGAATATTCCAACTGAGTTTCCTATGACCAATATTTACCATAATGTCATGgtttatttcaagaaaaacgAATCGAATGAATGCAACGATAACGAACTAGGAACAGGGACCCTTTATGTTACTGCAGA catGACAGTATGGGTCAAAAAAAATGGTGAAGGAAACGGCTCCCCATTCTACTTGAATGATATTAACGAAGAGTCAAAAAAGAACGATGCTATTTTTGCTAAGAGGGTACTTGACAAACTGGATGAGGAGAAGAAAGAAAGGGAAAAGCAGTATGATGAAATCAAAAATGAGTTTAAGAGggtagaagaaaaaaacgcAAAGCTTGAAAGAGAGGTGGAAAAATTCAAAGCGGAAATCGCAGTGAGGAGCTGTGGAAGCAGCATTAACCGGAACGAGTTGGAGAAGAAGGTGGAAGAGAAAGATGAAAATATGGAAAGTGTACTAAATACGCTAAGAAAGGATATAGAAAGCATTGAAGATAAAATGAAGAAAGTGTTCGAAATAACAGGGGAGATTGCAGTAGTAGAGAATAGAATTGACGAGATCGCAAGATGGAAAGAAGATacagaaaaagaagaaaagaagaataactTGATAATTTTCGGATGGGATAGCAGGGGTATTGTAAACAAAGAGCAGGTCTCAAAGTTTTTCATGGAAGAGTTAGGGACAAGTGTCACACCTGAAAATATAGATGAGGTCAAAAGTATAGGAAGAAGTGAGAGTAAGATGATTTGGGTTAAAATGAAGACATTGAAGAATAAAAAGGAGATCTTCGAGAATAGATGGAAGCTAAagggaaaaaaagtttttattgagAATGACAGAACGAAAAAGGAAATAGAAGATCAAAAAGAGCTCGCCAGAAGAGCGTACATAGCCAGACGAGAAGGAAGAAAGGTTAGAGTGGGATTCCAGAAAATGTGGATAGATGACGAGCTGTGGTTGTGGGACGGAAAAGAGAAGCTGCTAAGAAGGACAAGAAAAGGAGGTCAGTAA